The following are encoded together in the Bacillus sp. V2I10 genome:
- a CDS encoding sporulation YhaL family protein has protein sequence MILLPWWVYLCILGILYSGYMAFSTTRKEKIVEEAYIEKEGNVYIERMLKEREIRRKNQDDEM, from the coding sequence ATGATCTTGCTGCCGTGGTGGGTTTACCTCTGTATACTTGGGATTTTATACAGCGGTTACATGGCTTTTTCAACAACAAGGAAAGAGAAGATTGTTGAGGAAGCGTATATAGAAAAAGAGGGTAATGTTTATATTGAAAGAATGCTTAAGGAACGTGAGATTCGAAGAAAAAATCAGGATGATGAAATGTGA
- a CDS encoding peptidylprolyl isomerase codes for MKRFALALAAASSVLALGACNNNDSGSEVIAETKAGNVTKDEFYEAMKDRFGKDVLTELVHEKVLSKEYKVSDEEVNKEIDNLTQQYGPQFEAVIQQQGEKTVKDMVKVDLLRKKAAEKEVKVTEEDTKKYYESLKGKVQASHILVEDEKTAKEIKARLDKGEKFEDLAKEASKDPSGQNGGDLGWFGEGQMVPEFEKAAFALKEGQVSEPVKSEFGYHIIKVTKTVKPYEEMKKELEADVKKQKTSQPDAVQGALDKALKEADVQVKDKELEDTFKAPAAPAEPAEGQ; via the coding sequence ATGAAAAGATTTGCTCTTGCATTAGCAGCAGCATCAAGTGTTTTGGCGCTAGGCGCATGCAATAATAATGACAGCGGTTCCGAGGTCATTGCTGAAACAAAAGCAGGCAATGTAACGAAAGACGAATTTTATGAAGCAATGAAAGACCGCTTCGGAAAAGATGTTCTGACAGAGCTTGTACATGAAAAAGTTTTAAGCAAAGAATACAAAGTTTCTGACGAAGAAGTAAATAAAGAAATTGACAATTTAACTCAGCAATACGGCCCTCAATTTGAAGCAGTCATTCAGCAGCAAGGTGAAAAGACTGTTAAAGATATGGTGAAAGTCGATCTGCTTCGCAAAAAAGCAGCTGAAAAAGAAGTGAAAGTAACAGAAGAAGATACAAAAAAATACTATGAAAGCCTAAAAGGCAAAGTACAAGCAAGCCACATCCTCGTTGAAGATGAAAAAACAGCAAAAGAAATTAAAGCCCGTCTTGATAAAGGCGAAAAGTTTGAGGATTTAGCGAAGGAAGCTTCTAAAGATCCATCTGGACAAAACGGCGGAGACTTAGGCTGGTTCGGCGAAGGACAAATGGTGCCTGAATTCGAAAAAGCAGCATTTGCCCTTAAAGAAGGCCAAGTAAGCGAGCCTGTAAAATCTGAATTTGGCTACCACATCATTAAAGTGACAAAAACGGTGAAGCCATATGAAGAAATGAAAAAAGAACTTGAAGCAGATGTAAAAAAACAAAAAACAAGTCAGCCTGATGCTGTTCAGGGAGCATTGGACAAAGCTCTTAAAGAAGCAGACGTTCAGGTTAAAGACAAAGAATTAGAAGATACATTCAAAGCACCTGCGGCTCCTGCAGAGCCTGCTGAAGGACAATAA
- a CDS encoding YjcZ family sporulation protein has protein sequence MGGYAGGFALIVVLFILLIIVGAAWL, from the coding sequence ATGGGAGGATACGCTGGAGGCTTCGCGTTAATCGTTGTTTTATTCATCTTATTGATCATTGTTGGTGCTGCTTGGCTGTAA
- a CDS encoding YjcZ family sporulation protein, with protein sequence MGGGYSNGFALLVVLFILLIIIGASYIC encoded by the coding sequence ATGGGTGGAGGATATTCAAACGGTTTTGCATTGCTTGTTGTTCTGTTTATTTTGTTGATCATTATTGGTGCTTCTTACATTTGCTAG